The following are encoded together in the Oreochromis niloticus isolate F11D_XX linkage group LG12, O_niloticus_UMD_NMBU, whole genome shotgun sequence genome:
- the LOC100704289 gene encoding far upstream element-binding protein 3 isoform X2 has protein sequence MMAELVQGQASMNQPGLKSEGLADVLQRARQMVGKLGGEGMSHLNSSSGSVEPSLYYPGQKRPGEDGGNQLAAMGHQRVITEDYKVPDRMVGFIIGRGGEQITRIQLESGCKIQIAPEGGGLMERPCSLTGTPESIEQAKRLLAQIVDRCRNGPGFHGDGEGGASVQEMLIPASKVGLVIGRGGDTIKQLQERAGVKMMMIQDGPMPTGADKPLRISGDPYKVQAARELVLEVIREKDGDFRSGRSDFGARLGGTSLDVPVPRFAVGIVIGRNGEMIKKIQNDAGVRIQFKADDGISLERVAMVMGQPDRCQHAVHLINELIQTAQERDGFGSALRGGRVRGRGDWTMGSPGPVQEVTYTIPADKCGLVIGKGGETIKSINQQSGAHVELQRNPPPSTDPNTRVFTIRGTAQQMDLARQLIDDKIGGSGIMSNGGFGFSPFTQGPAAHQNCGSGQTFLTGVWGNTYQTSWQNPGQQDPGHSMAQTGQMDYSKAWEQYYKKLGQQNQPQSLMTDYSKAWEDYYKKQTQSSQQSSVPDYTAALAEYYRQQQQPYLWNPAQIQDH, from the exons ATGATGGCGGAGCTGGTGCAGGGACAGGCCTCGATGAACCAGCCGGGGCTGAAGTCAGAGGGCCTGGCCGATGTTTTGCAGCGCGCCCGGCAG ATGGTCGGCAAGCTGGGCGGAGAAGGGATGTCTCACCTCAACAGCTCCTCAGGAAGTGTCGAGCCCTCGCTGTACTACCCGGGCCAGAAACGACCAGGAGAGGATGGAG GTAACCAGCTAGCAGCCATGGGGCATCAAAG GGTAATCACAGAGGATTACAAGGTCCCCGACAGGATGGTGGGCTTCA TTATTGGCAGAGGAGGAGAACAGATCACCAGGATCCAGTTGGAGTCGGGCTGTAAGATCCAGATCGCTCCCG AAGGCGGGGGTCTGATGGAGCGGCCGTGTTCTCTGACGGGGACTCCGGAGAGCATCGA GCAGGCGAAGCGGCTGCTGGCCCAGATCGTGGACCGCTGCAGAAACGGTCCGGGTTTCCATGGCGATGGAGAGGGCGGGGCCTCGGTGCAGGAAATGCTGATCCCGGCCAGCAAGGTGGGGCTGGTGATTGGCCGAGGAGGAGACACCATCAAACAGCTGCAG GAGCGAGCTGgagtgaagatgatgatgatccaGGACGGCCCGATGCCAACGGGGGCCGACAAACCCCTGCGCATCTCCGGAGACCCGTACAAAGTGCAG GCAGCGAGGGAGCTGGTGTTGGAGGTGATCCGGGAGAAGGACGGAGACTTCAGATCGGGACGCAGTGACTTCGGCGCCCGACTGGGAGGAACCAGCCTGGAT GTTCCCGTTCCCAGGTTTGCTGTCGGCATTGTGATTGGCAGAAATGGAGAAATGATCAAGAAGATCCAGAACGATGCAGGGGTCCGGATCCAGTTTAAAGCAG ATGATGGCATCAGTCTAGAGCGCGTCGCCATGGTGATGGGTCAGCCAGACCGCTGTCAGCATGCTGTCCACCTCATCAACGAACTCATCCAAACAGCACAG GAACGTGATGGTTTTGGTTCAGCCCTCCGGGGCGGGCGGGTCAGAGGTCGTGGTGATTGGACTATGGGCTCTCCTGGCCCCGTACAGGAAGTGACATACACCATCCCTGCTGACAAATGTGGCTTGGTCATTGGCAAAG gtggAGAAACCATCAAGAGCATTAACCAGCAGTCTGGAGCTCACGTGGAGCTGCAGAGGAACCCTCCACCCTCCACTGACCCCAACACCCGGGTCTTTACCATCAGAGGCACCGCCCAGCAGATGGACCTGGCTCGCCAGCTAATAGATGACAAGATCGGG GGTTCGGGTATCATGAGTAACGGAGGGTTCGGCTTCAGCCCCTTCACCCAGGGTCCCGCTGCACACCAGAA CTGTGGGAGTGGGCAGACCTTCCTGACCGGTGTCTGGGGAAACACCTACCAGACCAGCTGGCAGAACCCAGGACAGCAAGACCCAG gtcaCAGTATGGCTCAGACAGGACAGATGGACTACTCTAAAGCATGGGAGCAGTACTATAAGAAGTTAG gtcAGCAGAACCAGCCTCAGAGCTTGATGACAGACTACAGTAAGGCCTGGGAGGACTACTACAAGAAACAGA cTCAGTCGTCTCAGCAGAGTTCGGTGCCAGACTACACTGCAGCATTAGCAGAATactacagacagcagcagcagccctaCCTGTGGAACCCCGCCCAGATACAG GATCACTAG
- the LOC100704289 gene encoding far upstream element-binding protein 3 isoform X1: MMAELVQGQASMNQPGLKSEGLADVLQRARQMVGKLGGEGMSHLNSSSGSVEPSLYYPGQKRPGEDGVGNQLAAMGHQRVITEDYKVPDRMVGFIIGRGGEQITRIQLESGCKIQIAPEGGGLMERPCSLTGTPESIEQAKRLLAQIVDRCRNGPGFHGDGEGGASVQEMLIPASKVGLVIGRGGDTIKQLQERAGVKMMMIQDGPMPTGADKPLRISGDPYKVQAARELVLEVIREKDGDFRSGRSDFGARLGGTSLDVPVPRFAVGIVIGRNGEMIKKIQNDAGVRIQFKADDGISLERVAMVMGQPDRCQHAVHLINELIQTAQERDGFGSALRGGRVRGRGDWTMGSPGPVQEVTYTIPADKCGLVIGKGGETIKSINQQSGAHVELQRNPPPSTDPNTRVFTIRGTAQQMDLARQLIDDKIGGSGIMSNGGFGFSPFTQGPAAHQNCGSGQTFLTGVWGNTYQTSWQNPGQQDPGHSMAQTGQMDYSKAWEQYYKKLGQQNQPQSLMTDYSKAWEDYYKKQTQSSQQSSVPDYTAALAEYYRQQQQPYLWNPAQIQDH, encoded by the exons ATGATGGCGGAGCTGGTGCAGGGACAGGCCTCGATGAACCAGCCGGGGCTGAAGTCAGAGGGCCTGGCCGATGTTTTGCAGCGCGCCCGGCAG ATGGTCGGCAAGCTGGGCGGAGAAGGGATGTCTCACCTCAACAGCTCCTCAGGAAGTGTCGAGCCCTCGCTGTACTACCCGGGCCAGAAACGACCAGGAGAGGATGGAG TAGGTAACCAGCTAGCAGCCATGGGGCATCAAAG GGTAATCACAGAGGATTACAAGGTCCCCGACAGGATGGTGGGCTTCA TTATTGGCAGAGGAGGAGAACAGATCACCAGGATCCAGTTGGAGTCGGGCTGTAAGATCCAGATCGCTCCCG AAGGCGGGGGTCTGATGGAGCGGCCGTGTTCTCTGACGGGGACTCCGGAGAGCATCGA GCAGGCGAAGCGGCTGCTGGCCCAGATCGTGGACCGCTGCAGAAACGGTCCGGGTTTCCATGGCGATGGAGAGGGCGGGGCCTCGGTGCAGGAAATGCTGATCCCGGCCAGCAAGGTGGGGCTGGTGATTGGCCGAGGAGGAGACACCATCAAACAGCTGCAG GAGCGAGCTGgagtgaagatgatgatgatccaGGACGGCCCGATGCCAACGGGGGCCGACAAACCCCTGCGCATCTCCGGAGACCCGTACAAAGTGCAG GCAGCGAGGGAGCTGGTGTTGGAGGTGATCCGGGAGAAGGACGGAGACTTCAGATCGGGACGCAGTGACTTCGGCGCCCGACTGGGAGGAACCAGCCTGGAT GTTCCCGTTCCCAGGTTTGCTGTCGGCATTGTGATTGGCAGAAATGGAGAAATGATCAAGAAGATCCAGAACGATGCAGGGGTCCGGATCCAGTTTAAAGCAG ATGATGGCATCAGTCTAGAGCGCGTCGCCATGGTGATGGGTCAGCCAGACCGCTGTCAGCATGCTGTCCACCTCATCAACGAACTCATCCAAACAGCACAG GAACGTGATGGTTTTGGTTCAGCCCTCCGGGGCGGGCGGGTCAGAGGTCGTGGTGATTGGACTATGGGCTCTCCTGGCCCCGTACAGGAAGTGACATACACCATCCCTGCTGACAAATGTGGCTTGGTCATTGGCAAAG gtggAGAAACCATCAAGAGCATTAACCAGCAGTCTGGAGCTCACGTGGAGCTGCAGAGGAACCCTCCACCCTCCACTGACCCCAACACCCGGGTCTTTACCATCAGAGGCACCGCCCAGCAGATGGACCTGGCTCGCCAGCTAATAGATGACAAGATCGGG GGTTCGGGTATCATGAGTAACGGAGGGTTCGGCTTCAGCCCCTTCACCCAGGGTCCCGCTGCACACCAGAA CTGTGGGAGTGGGCAGACCTTCCTGACCGGTGTCTGGGGAAACACCTACCAGACCAGCTGGCAGAACCCAGGACAGCAAGACCCAG gtcaCAGTATGGCTCAGACAGGACAGATGGACTACTCTAAAGCATGGGAGCAGTACTATAAGAAGTTAG gtcAGCAGAACCAGCCTCAGAGCTTGATGACAGACTACAGTAAGGCCTGGGAGGACTACTACAAGAAACAGA cTCAGTCGTCTCAGCAGAGTTCGGTGCCAGACTACACTGCAGCATTAGCAGAATactacagacagcagcagcagccctaCCTGTGGAACCCCGCCCAGATACAG GATCACTAG
- the LOC100704289 gene encoding far upstream element-binding protein 3 isoform X3 produces MMAELVQGQASMNQPGLKSEGLADVLQRARQMVGKLGGEGMSHLNSSSGSVEPSLYYPGQKRPGEDGVGNQLAAMGHQRVITEDYKVPDRMVGFIIGRGGEQITRIQLESGCKIQIAPEGGGLMERPCSLTGTPESIEQAKRLLAQIVDRCRNGPGFHGDGEGGASVQEMLIPASKVGLVIGRGGDTIKQLQERAGVKMMMIQDGPMPTGADKPLRISGDPYKVQAARELVLEVIREKDGDFRSGRSDFGARLGGTSLDVPVPRFAVGIVIGRNGEMIKKIQNDAGVRIQFKADDGISLERVAMVMGQPDRCQHAVHLINELIQTAQERDGFGSALRGGRVRGRGDWTMGSPGPVQEVTYTIPADKCGLVIGKGGETIKSINQQSGAHVELQRNPPPSTDPNTRVFTIRGTAQQMDLARQLIDDKIGGSGIMSNGGFGFSPFTQGPAAHQNCGSGQTFLTGVWGNTYQTSWQNPGQQDPGQQNQPQSLMTDYSKAWEDYYKKQTQSSQQSSVPDYTAALAEYYRQQQQPYLWNPAQIQDH; encoded by the exons ATGATGGCGGAGCTGGTGCAGGGACAGGCCTCGATGAACCAGCCGGGGCTGAAGTCAGAGGGCCTGGCCGATGTTTTGCAGCGCGCCCGGCAG ATGGTCGGCAAGCTGGGCGGAGAAGGGATGTCTCACCTCAACAGCTCCTCAGGAAGTGTCGAGCCCTCGCTGTACTACCCGGGCCAGAAACGACCAGGAGAGGATGGAG TAGGTAACCAGCTAGCAGCCATGGGGCATCAAAG GGTAATCACAGAGGATTACAAGGTCCCCGACAGGATGGTGGGCTTCA TTATTGGCAGAGGAGGAGAACAGATCACCAGGATCCAGTTGGAGTCGGGCTGTAAGATCCAGATCGCTCCCG AAGGCGGGGGTCTGATGGAGCGGCCGTGTTCTCTGACGGGGACTCCGGAGAGCATCGA GCAGGCGAAGCGGCTGCTGGCCCAGATCGTGGACCGCTGCAGAAACGGTCCGGGTTTCCATGGCGATGGAGAGGGCGGGGCCTCGGTGCAGGAAATGCTGATCCCGGCCAGCAAGGTGGGGCTGGTGATTGGCCGAGGAGGAGACACCATCAAACAGCTGCAG GAGCGAGCTGgagtgaagatgatgatgatccaGGACGGCCCGATGCCAACGGGGGCCGACAAACCCCTGCGCATCTCCGGAGACCCGTACAAAGTGCAG GCAGCGAGGGAGCTGGTGTTGGAGGTGATCCGGGAGAAGGACGGAGACTTCAGATCGGGACGCAGTGACTTCGGCGCCCGACTGGGAGGAACCAGCCTGGAT GTTCCCGTTCCCAGGTTTGCTGTCGGCATTGTGATTGGCAGAAATGGAGAAATGATCAAGAAGATCCAGAACGATGCAGGGGTCCGGATCCAGTTTAAAGCAG ATGATGGCATCAGTCTAGAGCGCGTCGCCATGGTGATGGGTCAGCCAGACCGCTGTCAGCATGCTGTCCACCTCATCAACGAACTCATCCAAACAGCACAG GAACGTGATGGTTTTGGTTCAGCCCTCCGGGGCGGGCGGGTCAGAGGTCGTGGTGATTGGACTATGGGCTCTCCTGGCCCCGTACAGGAAGTGACATACACCATCCCTGCTGACAAATGTGGCTTGGTCATTGGCAAAG gtggAGAAACCATCAAGAGCATTAACCAGCAGTCTGGAGCTCACGTGGAGCTGCAGAGGAACCCTCCACCCTCCACTGACCCCAACACCCGGGTCTTTACCATCAGAGGCACCGCCCAGCAGATGGACCTGGCTCGCCAGCTAATAGATGACAAGATCGGG GGTTCGGGTATCATGAGTAACGGAGGGTTCGGCTTCAGCCCCTTCACCCAGGGTCCCGCTGCACACCAGAA CTGTGGGAGTGGGCAGACCTTCCTGACCGGTGTCTGGGGAAACACCTACCAGACCAGCTGGCAGAACCCAGGACAGCAAGACCCAG gtcAGCAGAACCAGCCTCAGAGCTTGATGACAGACTACAGTAAGGCCTGGGAGGACTACTACAAGAAACAGA cTCAGTCGTCTCAGCAGAGTTCGGTGCCAGACTACACTGCAGCATTAGCAGAATactacagacagcagcagcagccctaCCTGTGGAACCCCGCCCAGATACAG GATCACTAG